The following DNA comes from Lycium barbarum isolate Lr01 unplaced genomic scaffold, ASM1917538v2 unchr_scaffold_51, whole genome shotgun sequence.
ATTTATCATGTTATACTTTATAAAAAATGCATACAATAGGCGTTAAACTCTCAAGCAAAAGTTAACCAAAATCCCTTTTGAAATCTTTTTAGTTTTCCTAGGATTTTAAGCAAAACATTACAACTTAACCGAACTCATCGTGTTAAAACAACTGAACCACAACTACATACTCTAGAAAAAAAAGACACACCTAAAcgatttcttttctttcttttagtTAAATTAACACATATTGCTTTTGAAATAAAAGATGGTTTTTTAAGCAAGAATTTAAACACATAAGAAGGCAGAATCACTTATCATCAAGCATGCATCCAAGCTTTAAAAAATAAACACAGCAGCCTTTTAATGATTAAAATCCCATAAACACACACTTCAGACTTCTAATTGTTTTAAATCAAACAATACTTAAACAGGGGAAGTTTCCTAAAGTAAATCACATTTTTAGAACACCGGATCCAAGCACATATTCCTCAAAGTATTAAGTTAACACAACCTTGAGACGAAGCTACTACAATATATTTCCAAGAAAAACTTTCACATGACATCTAAACTATCCAAACATATTTCTATTCACTACTTTTAAAAAGAGTATGCGTAGCAGCAAACAAGATAATTGATCCACAGGAAATGAACgacaaaagaaacacaccaaataCTTATCACAAAAGAAGATTCAGGCTTTAAATTATGGCCGAATGTAGCAGCACATGATCTTGGTTTTTAACAGGTTAAATAACTCTCTTTTAAGACTTAAAAGTACTAGAGAGATTGACAAAAACTTAACTTCTGAGAATTTAAAACCAATCTGGAAAAGCTAATTAGCACCCATTTTTCAAGTTGCTAACACACAAATGAATAATTAAGAAGGTAACTTACACATGCTTCAGTAAATTAGTTCATCTCAACAGGGGGTCTCGAGTTCACAAGTACGCCTTTTAATTTCTAAGATCCTTAAACAAATTACCCCGAACCATTGTGATACTAATCTAGAAAAAACAAGCAGGTCCAGGTTTCATGTTGCAAGCAGAGATGTTAACGAGCATAACATTTTATCATCCTATGTATTTCTTGTCAACCCAAGTTGAAGAGGGAAGCGCAACCAAACAGGGGTCTTATCAAAAGAGACTTTTTTTCAGATTAACATGCAGGTGACACACTCGTTAGCGTAATCAGTTTTCTTAAATGCGAACAGAGTGTAAAATTAGTAATTTTAGCAACAACAGATGAAGATCTATTGACCTAGCGATCACAATCCCGTGAGTTTTAAAATAGCAGGTTCTTTTTCAAAGGAGAACTCATGTTTACAGTTATCTACTTCTACCTTTTTAAACTCACATTATGTCAAAACATGGTTTTTCCAGTTTCAATAGGCAAAGCAGTTTCACCACATACGCATGACTTTATTGTAAGACACCAGCAGACGAACATATATTCTTCATTTAAATCCCACTTTCTCACAAAAACCAATGGACACAGCTATCCCagacttgtaaaaaaaaaaaaaaaaaggactactGATTTTCCTATTTTCAAGATCTGATAGCCATGAGTTTCCTAACATCAAAGCTCAAAGTTTAACAAGCTTTAACAAAAATGTATGCCTTTTGCAAAGTAAAACACAATTTGATATGTACTTTTAACAAATTCAGCCTGAAAATAAACCCCTAATAAAAGGAATTCTAAACAGAAGCATAGCAGGACTACTGTTTTAAAAAACTTAAGAACTTTAGATCGAGgacctctatatatatataaaatagagaTAAGCTGACAGTGCTCCCATAACTCAAAACACCATTTTTTGCAAAGACGTTGTTTTAAATGACAAGTGAAGTTTCATATCTTAACCTTTatgtggaaaaaaaaataataaatgactTTATCCAAACAGAAGTTTCAACAAAACAAGGGTGTCATTCAAATCCTACAAGAGGGGCATACCATTCCTATAGCCATGGTTTCTAAATGCACCATTTTAATCTCAAACTATTGAAGGATTATTCATAGCTTATGTCATATCTATGCGAATGTAGTGAAACTGCTAGATGCTAGGGCACACAAATATCTAAAGACAAGTATAAAGACATCCTCAATTCTCAACCACAACTAAACATGTTATCATGCCGGTAATTATGTTCTGTCAAAGATCTCAAAATTCTATGAACATGGATTTCTAACATCCtttaaataataaagaaaacagATTCGCTTGTAAGGATCCAAAATTAGTGGAAGAATACATCATGTCAGTTCAACTTAAGAAATTTGAACTAAGATAATCACTTTTCTGTTCTTAAAGAAAGATTGGTCCGACTTTAAATCATGCTGGAATGTACAGAGCATTAGTCTGAAATGAAAGTATAATCCTCCGTACAAACATAAAATTAAATGAAAGATAAGAATATCTACATTTTTTACTCTATAAACTGAAACGTAATGAGAGTCGAGGGTGATTACTCATATATTCTATAGGTAAGTCGATAGCTCCTATAGGTGTACTTAATTCTATTAACCATTTCATAGATTTAAAGCGAACATAGTAGTCATAAACAGGCAGAAAAGAAACAAACAAGACTTATTGAAACGATCACATTTCAGTCAGCTAAACCAAACAAATGACGAGAAATACTTGAACGACGGAGTGAAGACCAGTGTGATTACCTTCTCCGGGACAGCGAACTGAGGCTATTATCGTCGTCGAGTCTTCGACTCCGCTCGAAGTGGTCCTTGCTCAGCCGAGAATAACCAAAATTATACAGCCAAAAGAACTTAGAGTTAAAAATAGAAATTTCTGAGAACCCAAGTTTTAAAGCAATAGAGATTTTATGAGAGGGGAAAGCTTGTAAAAATAAAAAGGGATTTTTTGTGGTTCCTTTTTTCCTCGATTGATCTCCCTTTTTTCTCATCTCTAAAACAGCCCTCAATGGCCCGTATTTATAGCCGAAGGTTGGATGTTTCAACAGCTTCTTCAAGAAAGCCTTTTGCCTTTAAATTCGAatttaaaaaaaagggggaaaaattAACGTTTCAAACAGGTGAGGTGATGAAAATAGGGATGGGACTCGCCATAAAATCCGCTGAATCTGCACATGGTTCCTGCAGGCTTCAGAGATGGAGTGTGAGAAAAGAGAAGAAGGGTGTAGGTAGCGGATTTTGTGGGATGTTGCTGTGGTGTGGTGTGGTGAAGTGAAGGAAGTGACGGGGAGTGGGGTGGTGGTGGGGTGACGGacgaagagagaggagagaggagcGTTTAGGGCTGTTAGGTGAAGGAGAAAGAGGATTGATTTTGGGGACTTGGGGGATTAAGTTTAGGGGCTTGGGCCGGGTCGGTTCAGCGGGGTCTTGGGCTGGGGCGGTGCGGGCTTGGGCTGGGGCTGGGGCGTTTGGGTCGGTAGGAATTGGGCTAGAGGTGTTTTTGGGCCACAGATTTTGTAAGATAGGAAAGGATTTGGCCCAAATGTTAGGTAGATAAATTATTTTCTCATCCCTTCTTACttcaatcaattaattaaaatatgctcTTTGGTCCTAATTAATTCCCACAAACTTGTACATGTGAAAATTATAatacaagtaatttaatatacgtatttagttttaaaatagaATAAACGAAGATTAACATAGTAATAAATAGGATCAAAGGAAAAATGCCAACGCCAATATTGATATAGGAACATCAACACTATTTTTTGAGTGATTTAATTGTAAAGCATGATGTTtagtaataatattttttttaattatatatatatatatatatatatatatatatatatatatatatatatatatatatataaataaataaataatgatgTTTCAGTGATTTTTAGAAACGATAGAAATCTTTCTTAGTTTCAGAGAAATAATAATATCTTAAAAATAGTGTAGTAATTACtgaaaatattccaaactcatttCTGGGGAATTTTCAcgactgagaagcatagtgaaatcAATTAAACGGAAAAAAgaagggccaaaattgggtgtcaacagcttgtccctcttcgaccaggGATGATGAAAGAGTCTTTGGGCGAAGAGGTTGACATAAACCCGATTTTGTCCCGATGAGTAAACCAGATTGGCTTTGGGAAAGAGTATGGCTACGAAGGGGGTAATCCTTTGGGGAATGAAGAGGTGAGTTTATGAATTCGACCGAACTCTGGTtcctgagtagcctacatatctcgggtcatAAGAGAATCAAGTCGATGTAGTTCGAACAAGAAGACGGTAAGATTTTGAGAGGTCCTCAAAATTTGCCCCAGTGTCTGAATTATGAGGACACTGCTTCTTTTGTCACGGATAGGGTATAATAGTTTTATTGGAGATTTGGAAGGTTGAGTTGTTGAAATTTTTTGAGTGATcctcaaaaatttgtcccagtgttgttgtcacgccccgaaccatggcctgggcgaaacacggcactcggtgtcatactgcatgtgaccgagcgaaccacatggcttgcttgtcaacatgggcatcaaaacaatatactctatatgtgatgcaatttaaatgagtcatgaaaatgtaatttgcggaataaagtcttgaaattatctcatagcatgaaatatcatgaaaacataatagtctgcaaacatgaatgcacaactgactctgtgaactaacatctgtctataaAACCTCTAAAATATGTCTGAacactaactaccaggacatggccctggactatcataaactgaatactaatgcagactccatgttgaaccccgagagaagtagggttcaccaataagctgataactgaagtgatcctactgcgcaggtgtatgctcttGAAAACCGGTATTTGCACCGtaaagtgcaggccccgggcaaaagggacgttagtacatcgtgaatagtactagtatgtaaaacctcctgaaatgaagaacaaggcacaacataggtatatgacatgaactgaaactgaatgtaacttgaacatgagcatgaaacgtgagtaaagtctgaaaacagtaaatcaatggaaatacatgtatgtaaaaacttcttgtaacgtggggaatgccatagtataaccgacaacatgatctggtacttgcgtcctaccagcagaacactcacagcttgccagggatatgagatttacgTGATAATAAGCATgcaaggatccaaactgcataatgaaggtgttgcctccttgctgacaacccttatcctacggtggcaacgtagtttcaggctatctgagccttctcggttaactaagcaattcccaaaaaacatgaacatgatatagttggctaagaagcccatgatttttgtgaaataacttgtaataacttgtaattatgatttcacgaaataacttgtaacatggtttcatgaaatagcttgtaaacatggtttcatgaaataacttgtaaacatggtttcttGAGATAAGTTGTCAAAGTCTGGCAAACATGTTCTTGactcatgagtaataacaataattcataattatgtatataattgacttgaaaacatgcttgtaacttgctatataaaatcataaagtttcatataaacataatgagaacacatgaggaagaattcatgattcatggattaagctagggttcctaataactgtaatggaagattaggaatacaacaacgactatagatacaaaattcatgtacataaatacataaatacgggctaccaatatgttgggtttaatgccgtaggatttgaacttcatgaatatcaagaaacggagcatggggaagaacgtagagattcccacatgtggatggaagttctacataccttaattgctccaaaacttgaattaaagacttgaattttggaaaagatttcctaaatcttgattcttgaatcttgagatgggttttcttgaaaaaaccctagattaggaagaatgatttcttgtttagattacaaggatatgcattagaattgagttggagtaATTAGAGTGggtttaccttggtgttcttgatgatggaggagagtaggaggtcgttctagggtttgagggaatgaaaaatagtgacttgaactggtatggatgaatatatactgtcatatgaaattgcagtttacgtccaacacagtgctggccgtattttgcaatacggactgcactgtgtctcttccgtaaaatggccataactctttgcacagatgtccgtttgacccccataacaaaccattggaaaggtatttcaaagctctacaactttcatcaaggaaattttctcaaattccaaatacgttttgaaatacgggccgtaaatcgaaatacgatccgtatttaaccatgtgacaccataatgccaaattccagaatgttcagaaattcttggttgcAGTTTAcaatcactgttcatgggcgtaaagtgaaatacggtcactgttcatgggcgtaaactgccatcttacaactgaacagagaaattctaactctcacattctttatctgattttctaagtctaggatcatgataaaagtttaagttaaaggtacggggtgttacagttgTAATTATGGTAACACGAGGTTTCGGAGATGGAAAGGGTAGTGGTTTTAGCATGAGCAAAAATGGCTAGAATGGAACATGACTAGCTTGACTCTGAGCCCCCTGCGTATTGAAGAGGACAGGGAATTAATTCAGTCAAGAGAAAACGAGAAGATAGAAAATTTTGAGGGATCCTCAAACCTCAAAATTTTGTGCCAGTGTCAAAATATGGTGACACTAGATGTTGTTAAGAATATGCGGTAAAATTTTGGGAAAGATTGTTGATGAAAAAGGTCTTTCTGATGACGGGACGTATTTCTGCAGCTTTTTGATTATAAATGTGGCGgccgcaacacacccataagcgaGACTCTACACGAATGCATCCATGTGCTGTCATAGGATCATATCAGCTCGTCGTAGGGGACTGACCCTCAGAATTGTCCTAGTATCGCATTATGACAACCTTAGGATGTGGAagtatttgacttgtttctagaGTGTATATTTTCAAAAGAAGTgacttcttaaaaaaaaaattgaaagagaaactggTTGGCGAGCTAAAGCGGAGAGCGGATTCATTGACTCTAGCCTGTGAGTTTGATGTCCTCATCAAGCGGGGCGCCTCAGTTCGCTGTGGCAAAGATAGTTCCACATTGTATTGTATTCATCTGCAAAAAAATGTAAAGATACCTGTGCAGTTCAAAGTTataatgtaataataacataagGAAATAAAGGAAGGGATTGTAGACAAACTAGAATTGAAAGCTCCGATTTGCGGAGCGACTGAAATGTAAAGCTtccggctggcggagcaactgtaatgtagaGGCTCTCGACTGgtggagcaactgtaatgtaaaggctctcggctggcggagcaactgtaatatAAAAGCTCtcggctggcggagcaactgtaatgtaaaagCTTCCGGCTGGCGGAGCGACTGTAATGAAAAGACTTCCAGCTGGCGGAGCAAATGTAATGTAAAGTAAAAATCTCCGattggcggagcaactgtaatgtaaagtaaAAATCTCCGATTGgtggagcaactgtaatgtaaagcaaaaatctccgattggcggagttGTTGATGAAGTTAGACGACGGTCCCTGATTGGCGGGGTAATTAGCGTTGTTAGACGGCATCCTCGATTGGCGAAGTTAGTCGACGCAATTAGATAGTATCGCTGACCGGTGAAGTTAGTCACAGTTAGATTGTATCTTCGATTGTCGGAGTTAGTTGCAGTTAGATCGtatctccgattggcggagttatTTGACGCAGTTAGATTGTAtatctccgattggcggagttagTCATTGTTAGATTGCATCTCCGGTTGGCGGAGTTATTTTAACATAGTTAGAAagtagatctccgattggcggagttatTATTAAGGAACAAGGCTGCTACGGGGGCCCCCATCTTCGAATAATCGACCTTGACCCTGCTTCTGGAGATACCTTGCAAATTTTAAATAAAACGTTCAGAGGTGAATAAGCTAAGATAACAAAATAAAATAGGAGAAGGTTATTTTGGCTCATGGTGTAGTGATGGATCTTGTGACGCCTCCACCGGAAGCTTGCTTCGATGTCATCTCGTCATAATTCCTGTCaatcctgcactcaaagaaaaattcttagtttgggagggggtgtTGATTTGTGTCAATCGTGGCCCTAGCCTTGTCACTTGAACCCTTTGAGCTTCTTTGGTTGCGGAGATCTCTGTCGAGAGACTTGGTACGTGGAAATATACATAAGTgcattttgaaaaaagaaaaaatggtttttttttttagaaatcagATATGCATGTATGTATACTACGTATAAATGCAATAAAACTCTATCATTTTTTAGATTATGACATGTTCCGAAACGCATTGAGCTTCTCCATTATGACGCCGGCATCCAAACAGTGTCTTTGCATAGTCTGTTCCTCTGATGACGCTTTTTCATATTCAAACCAAGTGTCGCGATGCCTTTGACGATGAGACCGATCCTAATCCATAGTTACATTACAAAGAAAAGGTTTCCTAAGGGTTTGACCGAACCtttaggttgcctacgtatcccaaatagGAATCAGGTCTGTACGTAGTTCGGGGGTACtaatgaaaagaaaatgatatCTAATGTGATGCGACCGAGCTTGActtaggctgcctacgtatccaaatggAATCAGGTCGTAACGTAGTTCAATTACAATAAAGGGGTAAAAGAAAGCAATGACCGAGCCTGActcaggctgcctacgtatccaaacgGAATCAGGTCTGTACGTAGTTCAATTataatgaaaaaataagattaacaAAGGGACCAAATCCGGTGGGgattgcctatgtatcccaccgaGGGAAATCAGGTCGAATCGTAGTTCCAGTTACATGAAGATAATGTTTTTGGGATTTTCTATTATAAGAGACcggacccgatgtgggttgcctacgtatcccaccgtgggAAGTCAGGTCAGTGTAGTTTGGTTACAATAGAAATACAAATTACAACGGAAAAGAAAAAGCTATCTTGGATGTATTCAGATGTAGTACTTCTTGATCGTTAATCTCAAATCGGCCTTGAACTTCCTTGGCTTTTGCTTGATCAGCGAGCGGGTGGGATCAGTTGGTAGCCTATGAGAGACGATGTCAGTGCTTAGCCCGGGCATGTCGTCGTAGGACCAAGCAAATACGTCGACATACTGCTTAAGAAATTCCAACAGTTCTTGCTTCCGTCCAGCTTCTAAGTGTATGTTGATCTGGGTTTCCTTCACTGTCTCGTTATCTCCTAAATTAACTAGCTCAGTTTCCTCCAAGTTCGGTTTCTTTTGATTCTCGAGTTGCTCGACCTCTTGCGGAAGATTCTCAGGCGTCATGCTTTCATCGTATTCTTCGTAATCTTGTTCGCCGTTTGTACTTTGCTCAACAGTTTCGTTACATGTCATAATCATAGAATGGATATTTTTACTAGTTTGAGTGCTGAAAAACTAAAAGCGAGcataagtaagatatgatattttagtagaaaaatagaaatgcaTTTTCATTAAAGAAGCATTCAATGCTTTTAAAGAAAGAGGCAGATGACAAAAGAGCACAGgcatgattcaagcctcaattgatcatgctattttgaaaacaaaCTACAATTCCacactaccaagactcccggcgaaccaaGGATGGGCTGACAGTCCAATTCTGCAAgatctctcctggttcggcatcaCGAATAGTCGGTGTCTCGGCATCTGCTTCATTCTCCCCATAATACTCTTCGATTATTGTCACGAACAAGTTTTCCATTCCTTCTATGATATCCTCATCATCCTCTGGCACGATCATCTGACCCTGGACAGGAACTTGCTCTGACACAAAGATCCCTTTGGTGCCGCTAGTTTCTCCAAACATGGGATCATACCCGAGCCCAAAAGTACCCTTTTGCTGCTTCAGTTGGATTGGTTCAATTATGCCATCAGATTTTAGGCCTTACCCGGACTTTGGCTGGTAGCCGTGCTTCAACATCTCTGACGCTACCATCTTTGCCGCGCTTGACATCTTTATGTCATCATATCCCGCCATTTCATCTATTTTTACAGCTTGCATAATTTCCACAGCATGAAAGGTAGCTCCATCTAACTCTCTCATTTCTTCAATAACCGAAATAGAGCGTTCAGAATAGACGGGGTGACCAAGTTCCCCCTGAACTACGATTTGCTCCAAGCCCCATTCGAATTTCAAACactgatgcaaagtggaaggaacgGCTCCAGCCATGTGGACCCATGGCCTTCCTAACAACAAGTTATAAGTTGACGATATATCCATCACTTGGAAAAGGATCGGGAACTCCACGGGCCCGATTTGCAAATGTAGACAGATTTCTCCAATGACACCTCTTTGTGTCCCGTCAAAAGCCCGAACCTTCATACGACTTTCTTTCATTTCTCCCGTGTCCATCTTCAAACTTCTCAGGGTGTTGAGAGGgcaaatgttacaccccgaaccTCCATCGATAAGCACCCTAGATACAATCTTATCTCTGCACCTCACGGTGATGTGAAGTGTTTTGTTGTGTTCTGTTCCTTCTGGTGGAAGTTCCTCATTGCGGAAAGAAATTTTGTTTGCTTCAACCATCTGCACAATCGTTGTGGCCAGTGTTTCACTCGTCGTCTCATTCGATATGCTTACTCCACTCAACACCTTAACTAAAGCATCCCTGTGGGCTTCAGAACTCATGAGCAAGGACATGATCGATATTTGGGCGGTTGTCTTCTTCAACTGTTCCTCGATTGAATAATCTTTGGTTTGCATCTTCTTCCAGAATTTTGCTGCCTCGGCATCAGTAATCTTTCTCATTTGATGGTGCTCTTTGCCTGAGCTTCCTCTGTTTAAATCCtccgggatataacatcttcctGACCTTGTCATTCTATGAGCGACTGCGGTTTCCATCATCTTAGCCTTCCCTTTCGATTGATAATCCCATGGGACTGCCCTGGAATCATAATCGTGCTTTCTTGCTACAACAGTGGTCACCACGGATTTTGGTTGGTATGTCTGGACAACTACTGGCGCCCTCAACTGTACTGTGATGATGGGAACAGTTGGGGATGTTGCGACAAATGCCTCAGTGTTTCCAACGGGCATAATGGTTCCCTCCAAGTCATATTCCCCATCAAATGATATCATATTAACCGCCCGATTTCCATGGTTTGGTTACGGGTTGTTGTTCACATTCGGGGGTGCTGCAGTGCATTGAATTGCTCCACTCCTGATCAAAGCTTCGACCTGGCTTTTCAAACTAAAGCATTCCTCAGTGTCATGTCCCTGAATTCCCGAGTGATGCGCGCAACGTTTGttcccatcaaagtttcgaggaaTTGGGTCCAGAATTCTTCCTTCGATTAGTTGCAACAATCCTGCTGTTCTCAACCTTTCAAATAACTGGGCTAAAGGCTAGGCTATGGGGGTGTAGGTTCGGGTATTTCTGACTTCGGGAGTTGGGAGAGGTCTGCATATGGTGGTCTATTTTGGTGAACGGGTTCTTGGATAGGGGTGTAAGGTCTTGGAGAGTTTTGGTAAGTGGGGGCTCGTGGTGGGTTGTAATGTGGTTGGGCATTATAAGCTGGGTATGAGACATAAGGGGCATGAGAAAAGATTTGGGGGTTTGTGGGGTATCAGCGAGATGACTCTCCTTGCCGGTAGTAAGGTGTGATATTGGATATGTCCTCCTTCTTTTTCTTAATCCCATTGACGGAACCTGACTGTATGTCTTTGCTTGCAGCTTGCAACGCAGCCATTGATTGAATCTTTCCGgacttgattccttcttccaaaatGTCTCCCATCTTGACCAAATCGGCAAATTTTTGGCCCATCGAGCCCATCATCTTTTCAAAATAGATGCCCTCCTGAGCTCGAATGAAATACTTGCTGAGCTCGCTTTCGTCCAATGGGGGCATAACTCGGGCAACCTCCATTCTCCAACGTCTTGCGTAATCCTGGAATGATTCAGTTGCCTTCTTTTGTATGTTGCTCAGAGAAAACCTGTCTGGTGTGATCTCAGTGTTAAATCCGAAGCGATTCATAAAATCCCCAGCCATATCTTGCCAGTCGCTCCATTTACGAGGATCTTGGCTAGTATACCAAGTGAGCGCCTCTCCTGACAAACTTCTAATAAACAATTTCATCCTCAATTTCTCGTTCATTCCTACTCCTACTAATTTGTCGCAGTAGGCCCTCAAATGTGTATGAGGATCACCTGTCCCATCAAAAATATCGAACTTAGGAGGTTTGTACCCTACTGGCATGCCAATATCCGGGTGTATGCATAGATCATCATAATCCAAACTCTCACTTCCCCGAGTGACTCGCATGTTCCTCATTTCTTTCCTTATACTGTGCAGCTGGTTAATGATTGATTCATCTTCTCCTATCTTGGAATCTCTCTCCATTTCTGCATATTGATCCACC
Coding sequences within:
- the LOC132625722 gene encoding uncharacterized protein LOC132625722: MTITNEVNPTANLSITNENPESSTERINLNDEEEIALLKLQLDELRGELRQVRDLTHLTVTAFPNPPHFPSLDSPVPEHFPPSTCPPPIPLSFSNLPPVTPANVPNMHKQTPYVPDYTHTSQNPTSTQTITAPTYPTVQHIPGAHIDISREQYVPQIYAAGAPTFTAPVTVRVPFEVDQYAEMERDSKIGEDESIINQLHSIRKEMRNMRVTRGSESLDYDDLCIHPDIGMPVGYKPPKFDIFDGTGDPHTHLRAYCDKLVGVGMNEKLRMKLFIRSLSGEALTWYTSQDPRKWSDWQDMAGDFMNRFGFNTEITPDRFSLSNIQKKATESFQDYARRWRMEVARVMPPLDESELSKYFIRAQEGIYFEKMMGSMGQKFADLVKMGDILEEGIKSGKIQSMAALQAASKDIQSGSVNGIKKKKEDISNITPYYRQGESSR